DNA from Rosa rugosa chromosome 6, drRosRugo1.1, whole genome shotgun sequence:
ATTATTGTGGTCATTTCTTGGAAaaattttgggtttgatttcAGTCTTTGATTCTCAGTCTATGAGTGGTGAAAACTCAGCTAAGACCTAATTGGGTTGATTTGATTTCAGTTTAATTGCTAATTGAGCTTAGCTGCTTTGCTTTTCGATCTCTAGCAATGTTGGGTCCGAGACTGATAGGGTTGTGTTAGTGTTTCTGGAGTAGCTCAGCtgcaaaatttagggttttttggGGGTTAATTAGAAATTCAAGATTTTGTTGCGTTTGGGATTTGTGTGAGTCGCTGATTCTGTGTTTGTTGGTGTTTAATTTTGGTTTTCGGGTGATTTTTGTTGAGGAATATGGTGTAGTTTGTGTTTTCAGATTTTAATGTCATAGTGCTGATGCTGTTGTTTCTTGTTGTTTATGTTAGATCCCCAATGAGTGGTGATATTATTGATGTGCTGAAGTGGGGGTTCTGAAATTGTTTGTTCTAGTATCGTGGGGATATTTAGGGGTGTTCTGTTTGTGAGAAATTTTGAGGCTTTTTTTGCATTGGTGTGAGTTCTTTTTGTTGAATTGAGTGGGGGGTTTGAGGGTATTAattattgtaaaaataataGTCAGGCCTGGCTCTGGAGAGCTACTTAGACTCTGGCCACCAAAGGGCGGGGCCTCCTATGGTGCCTTCACGGGTGGCTGGAGGATTAACGCAATCTTCATCGAGTTCTGGAATTTTCTTCCAAGGGGATGGGCAGTCTCAGTCTGTAGTTAACTCTCACTTGAGCTCATCTTTCGGGAACTCTTCTAATTCAATTCCTGGAACTGGGCGTTCAAATTTGGGTCCGGTTTCTGGGGACATGAACAATGCAGTTTTAAGCAGTGTGGCAAATTCAGGTCCAAGTGTTGGGGCAAGTTCTTTGGTCACAGATGCAAACTCTGTACTTTCAGGTGGTCCCCATTTGCAGAGAAGTGCAAGCATCAATAACGAGTCCTACTTACGCTTACCAGCTTCCCCTATGTCATTCTCGTCGAACAATATTAGCATGTCCGGATCATCAATTATGGACGGCTCTTCTGTAGTGCAACAGAATTCTCAGCATGACCAGAATTCCCAACAAATTCAGCAGGGTCAGCAGCACCAGCACCTGCGGCAGCAGGGGACTTCTAGTGCTACATCCTTGCCCACGTCCCAAACTGGCCAAgtttcccttcccatgggagCACGTGTTCCTGGAACTTTTATTCAAGATCCAAATAATTTAGCCCACGTCCAGAAGAAACCACGGTTGGATATCAAGCAGGAAGAAATTATGCAGCAGCAGGTGTTACAGCAACTACTGCAAAGACAAGATTCCATGCAGTTCCAAGGACGGAATCCACAGTTACATGCCTTGATTCAACAGCAGAGACTACGGCAACAGCACCAGCAACAGCAACAAATTTTGCAGTCCATGCCTCAATTGCAGAGAGCACATATacagcaacagcagcagcagcaacagcagTTGCAGTTGAGACAGCAACTTCAACAACAAGCTTTGCAGCCAGCATCTTCCATTAATAAGCGTCCATATGATGGTGGTGTTTGTGCTCGTAGGCTGATGCAATATCTGTATCATCAGCGGCAACGACCAGCTGTGAGTTCCCTGTCATTTACTTCATTTggaaaaactttttttttttttttttccttccagtTCCTCTTCATATGGGTTACATTACTTTTCGTGATGTATCTGAATATTACAGATTGAAATTGTCAGTCAAATTTATCTAATGATGTGTCGATTTAAATTATTGACAGGACAATAGTATTGCGTATTGGAGGAAGTTTGTGACAGAGTATTACTCTCCTCGTGCTAAGAAAAGATGGTGCTTGTCGTTATATGACAATGTTGGGCATCATGCGCTTGGTGTTTTCCCCCAGGCTTCTATGGTCAGTTTATGCTCTTGTTAGTGCTTCTAGTATATTAGAATTGTCATACCACAAAATTTGACTTATATGGTAGCATATTCCCATCATAATCTTCTGTCTGTTGTATGACATGTTTCTCATACTTACTTGTACAAAGGATTCTTCTATTTTATGAGTACTTCATCCACTTAGAAATGATTTTTGTTTATGTTACCTGCCAACATGGTCGTCTCACATGTGtatctttcttgtttttctttttggccaGGATGCATGGCAGTGTGACATTTGTGGTTCTAAATCTGGAAGAGGTTTCGGTAAGCAAATGTGCAGTTTTATGTGAATTCTGCTTTGCATATCATGGTTTGGGAAATTTTATCCTGGTTTAGCTCACTCTGGTAAAAATTGCATAGTAAATGGTCTTATGTGTATATACTCATGGGAATTTTTTGTTTGACTCAGTATAGCCTGTCATCTTAAACTTGATTTAGTTTCTTTCGCCTGTGTGGGGATACATCTTGGTAGTAAGGAACAATTCAAATCACAAATGCAAGTCAAGTGAAGATTGTGATACTGTTACAAAACTGTAGGAATTAATATGGGAGGAGATAACTGTAAAACAGTTGAAGCCTGGGAGAATTGCAAACTGGGACATGGTTTAACATGGAACTGTGAATGTGTTGCTTTCTGGAACTGAAACTCTGAATAAAAGACTTAAAATTTAGATTTGTAATTAAAATATATACCTTGTCAAGGGTTCTTAACACCAGAGGATACAAATAGTCGTGAGGAGTCTGTGGATGCAACTCTTTTGCTTAGGAATCTCATGTAGCATCATCTTTTTTTTACATTTGATGTATTTTATAATTTATTAGATTGAAGTCCTAATTAGTTTCATGGGGGCATGTCTACAGAGGCGACCTTTGAAGTACTCCCTAGACTTAATGAGATCAAATTTGGCAGTGGAGTCATCGATGAGCTTTTGTTTCTAGACTTGCCAAGAGAATGTAGATTTCCTTCTGGTGTAATGATGCTGGAATATGGAAAAGCAGTTCAAGAGAGTGTATACGAGCAACTTCGTGTTGTTCGCGAGGGTCAGCTTCGTATCGTGTTTACACAAGATTTAAAGGTTAGATACCTGTTGTTTGTTACTGGGTTCTGATTCTCATAAAAATTTCTTCTGCTAATATGTTACCCTACACTTTTTCAGATATTGTCTTGGGAATTTTGTGCACGACGCCATGAAGAGCTTCTTCCTCGTAGGCTTGTTGCTCCACAGGTACTGTTTTTCTGTGCCTTGTTAAGTTTTGGCTTTTATTGTGCAGAATGTGTATAGAAGATGGTAGAAATATTTCTGTTATAATAATTAATTTTAATTGGGGCTTTTCAATCTTGCGTTTAAAGAATAGGCGATGTTTAATTCATTGATTATAAGAACTATGCAATTGTAGAACCTAAAAAGAAATTGTCATAACACTTGAAATGGACTTAGCCCTGATCTTTGTGAAAGCTGTCTTTTGAGATTGCAATAATTTGGTAAGGTAGTGTCTCGTTCTTTGCTTTTTCCAATGAGCCATCTTAAGTTATGTTTTGTTGTAGTTCTGAAATTTTACTTTGAtaatttctttgtgtttttgaaaGAAACAAATGTGCCCCTTTTTGCCAGAATTTCAAATGTACTGTGTAATTAAGTGATGAAAACTGTGTAAttaagtgatgaaaaccgaTTAATTAAGTAGATAGAACTGTGACCTAAGAAACAAGTAGATAAGGTTAAGTATAGACTGATGTGGTGAACTTACAAGGCATGATATTTTCCAGGTCAATCAGTTGGTTCAGGTTGCACAGAAGTGCCAGAGTACGATTGCTGAAAGTGGATCTGATGGAGTTTCTCAGCAGGATCTACAAGCAAATAGCAATTTGTGAGTTTTTTAGGCGATCAACCAGTTTGGTATTCAATTTTAATTTCTCCTCATAAAGAAGTAGGGCTTCACTGATGTTGCTTGTTTCCTTCAGGGTTCTGACAGCTGGGCGGCAGCTTGCAAAGAGTTTGGAGTTGCAGTCACTGAATGACTTGGGCTTTTCTAAAAGATATGTGAGGTGTTTGCAGGTATATTTTATTGCATTCATGGACATGATTGTTGAGTTAGAATATAATCTTCTGTTTCAATGTTATGTATGTCTTTATACTTAAAGTTTATTTTAGTTGCTGACTTTCTAACTTTTAACAGATATCAGAGGTTGTGAACAGCATGAAAGATTTGATCGATTTCTGCCGGGAAAACAAAGTTGGCCCAATTGGTATTgtcctgtttttttttctattccTCTTTCCATTTTGTAATTCTCTGCTGCTGCTTTCCATGGTAGTTGAGCATATTGGTAgtaatttgattttttgtttataAGTTGGTGCatatgtttttttgttttgttttttttggacTGGAacagttttggttttggttgtaCTACATGTGCAAATCATGTGCCACGTTTAATACCATCTTAGACAGATTCTTGAACAAACCATGATATTGTTTATGACACTGATATCCGCTTGGTATTGCTTGTAGCTTTAATTTACTCATTCCATGAGTTAACTATCTTCTTCTGAAGTAGTTATACTGTTCAATTTGGAGCTAGTAGCATGCTTATTGAGTATTATGTTTAATTAAGTTAATGGAGGTTTTGGACATGGTGGATCTGGAGTTGACTGGAATCACCTTGTTGTCGTCTTCATATCTTTCCTGTAGGAAGTAATATCGCTCTTGTTTCTTGTATTTGATATATAATGCAGTGAAGTTGGTATTTGGCTACTTATTTCTTGTTCTCATTGATTCTTTCTCATTTCCTTCCCCGTGCTAAACTTTTTGTGAGCTCCTGTATGTTTGCTTGTTGCTTGTTTCAGTTGTTGGTTTCATTTCTTTATATTGATTTCTTTGATTGATCGTATACTGAAAATTGCAGAGGGCTTGAAGGTTTATCCTCGACATGCGAATGCAACCAAGCTCCAGATGCAAAAGATGCAGGAAATGGAGCAGTTAGCAAATGTTCAGGGCATGCCAACTGACAGGAACACTCTGAATAAGCTAATGGCGTTGCATCCCGGACTAAACAATCAAATGAATAACAACCAGCACATGGCCAGTCGAGGAGCTTTGAGTGGCCCAGCACAAGCAGCTTTAGCGCTGACCAATTACCAGAATCTGCTCATGAGGCAGAACTCAATGAATTCAAATGCAAATTCTCTTCAACAGGAGGCATCTTCGTCTTTCAATAACTCCAACCAAAGTCCATCGTCACCTTTTCAAGGTGCTGCTTCTTTAATACCGGGACCAATGCAGAATTTACCCGGCAGTGGCTATTCAAGTCCCCATCTATCCTCACGACAGCCACATCAGACACCGCAGCTGCAGCAGCGGTCACTCAGTTCTAACAGCTTGCTTCAACAAACCAATCCGCAGAACTCCCAAGGCAACCAGGCCTTGCAGCAACAGATGATCCAGCAACTGCTGCAGGAGATGTCTAATAATAACAGTGGGGGACAACAATCTCTTCCCGGACCAAATTCTAATGGGAGTTTGACAAGGAATGGGTTGAGTTTTGGAGGTAATAATTCAGCGGCCGCTAATGCTACTCCAACTGTGTCTGGAAGTCACGGCCCTGCTCCAAGCAGGAGTAACAGTTTCAAAGCTGCTGCAAACAGCGACTCTTCAGCAGGTGGTGGTAACAATGCATTCAATCAGAGAGCACAAGAATTACCCTCAAACCTTCATTTGCAAGAGGATATGGTTCAAGACATTGCCCGTGAATTCACAGAAAATGGCTTTTTTAACAATGATCTTGATGATAATATGGGTTACGGCTGGAAGGCATGACTAACATAATTTGGCCTGATTATTGGCTCCAATTTGGTAAGTGGCAGCATATATTTTTGTACAGCACATTTTTAAAATAACTGTTTTTCCTATCCTCCCCTTCTTTTCTTGGTTTCCTTCTCTTTGGCTTAGTATGGAATTTGTCGTGACATCGCACACTTGTACTTGAGTAGTTCAGTTGAGTAGGACTTTAGCAATCGTTTTTTCGTTTCTTTGTTCGGAGGGTTTTCTATCTCCATGTCTTGCAAGTGTAATCTATTGGATACAGAACTCCGAGAACTTCTCTAGTTTCTGAGTAATATGATATTtacatgtttttaattatgtgtTCTTCATAGTTATATTCTGCTCAAGATTGGATTATTGTCTTCAGAATACTATTTGAAGATGCAAAATATTGAACGAGGTAGAATGTGGAAATAATAGTTTAGAGGAGCCTCAAAACATGGCATGTGAAGTTCCACACTCCCACTAGATCTGGTTTCTTCTATTCTTTTCTAAATGACTTGGGGGTCGAGGGACACGACGACACTTCTTACTATTTCCCTTCGTGATTTAGGGAAAGACTGCATCAAGAACAGGGACCTGAACCCGCTCAAATTAATATGATACAAAAGCATATGGAAATTAATGGCATCGACATTACTTTGTTTCAGTTGTAAATtacatatatagatactaaATATGACATATTGCGTGGTTTTGGTTAGAGGTTAGCTGCTTATATAAAGTTATAGACTACATTTCATTAACTTTTCCTAAACTTGGTTGGGCATATTAACACGGAGTCTAAGCAGAGGCCACCTTTGGTGTGTGTACAATCAATTTGGGTCACTGAAAATTTGATCTTCATCGGCTTAGGACTGTTGCTGACGAAATCACCAACATGGTAGTGAACCCAGCTGCATCGTTCATGCAAATAACACTCCGATAAAGCGTGCTGGCCGTCCGACGTTGATAAGTGGAATCGGACGGGCTTAATGTCCCAGCCATGCACTTGATCAGTGTTGCATACTCGTCGGCCGAATCTTCCTGAACAAGTCCTGCCAAGCTGAATCCGAAAATATAGGCTATAGTTTCCCGGTGGAAACTCGAACTCTAGTTCCCCTTGTGCTTCAAGCCACCAGATTTGTTTAAGATATGCAACTCTGTTAAACCTATACATTGCATATGATCAGAAACAAAAGCCCATATTAATCCTCCAATAATCTTATGATAGATCATATATATGCAAAGTTTCTGTAAAACAATGACGCTTGAATCTTTTAAGTTTGTTAATATGAACAAGGGAAGTTGACAAaagtttctttttcttatcaTGTTACCAATACGTCGGATTTTCGTAAACACGTAACTTGGTAGTTAGGAGACTCAAAGCTATTGGAAGACAGCTTTCGTTAAACCAAAACTATCTCTTCAAAATTCGTGTCGATTATGCTTTGTGATCTTTAGGAAGGCTCA
Protein-coding regions in this window:
- the LOC133718251 gene encoding probable transcriptional regulator SLK2 isoform X1 codes for the protein MVPSRVAGGLTQSSSSSGIFFQGDGQSQSVVNSHLSSSFGNSSNSIPGTGRSNLGPVSGDMNNAVLSSVANSGPSVGASSLVTDANSVLSGGPHLQRSASINNESYLRLPASPMSFSSNNISMSGSSIMDGSSVVQQNSQHDQNSQQIQQGQQHQHLRQQGTSSATSLPTSQTGQVSLPMGARVPGTFIQDPNNLAHVQKKPRLDIKQEEIMQQQVLQQLLQRQDSMQFQGRNPQLHALIQQQRLRQQHQQQQQILQSMPQLQRAHIQQQQQQQQQLQLRQQLQQQALQPASSINKRPYDGGVCARRLMQYLYHQRQRPADNSIAYWRKFVTEYYSPRAKKRWCLSLYDNVGHHALGVFPQASMDAWQCDICGSKSGRGFEATFEVLPRLNEIKFGSGVIDELLFLDLPRECRFPSGVMMLEYGKAVQESVYEQLRVVREGQLRIVFTQDLKILSWEFCARRHEELLPRRLVAPQVNQLVQVAQKCQSTIAESGSDGVSQQDLQANSNLVLTAGRQLAKSLELQSLNDLGFSKRYVRCLQISEVVNSMKDLIDFCRENKVGPIEGLKVYPRHANATKLQMQKMQEMEQLANVQGMPTDRNTLNKLMALHPGLNNQMNNNQHMASRGALSGPAQAALALTNYQNLLMRQNSMNSNANSLQQEASSSFNNSNQSPSSPFQGAASLIPGPMQNLPGSGYSSPHLSSRQPHQTPQLQQRSLSSNSLLQQTNPQNSQGNQALQQQMIQQLLQEMSNNNSGGQQSLPGPNSNGSLTRNGLSFGGNNSAAANATPTVSGSHGPAPSRSNSFKAAANSDSSAGGGNNAFNQRAQELPSNLHLQEDMVQDIAREFTENGFFNNDLDDNMGYGWKA
- the LOC133718251 gene encoding probable transcriptional regulator SLK2 isoform X2, with the protein product MSFSSNNISMSGSSIMDGSSVVQQNSQHDQNSQQIQQGQQHQHLRQQGTSSATSLPTSQTGQVSLPMGARVPGTFIQDPNNLAHVQKKPRLDIKQEEIMQQQVLQQLLQRQDSMQFQGRNPQLHALIQQQRLRQQHQQQQQILQSMPQLQRAHIQQQQQQQQQLQLRQQLQQQALQPASSINKRPYDGGVCARRLMQYLYHQRQRPADNSIAYWRKFVTEYYSPRAKKRWCLSLYDNVGHHALGVFPQASMDAWQCDICGSKSGRGFEATFEVLPRLNEIKFGSGVIDELLFLDLPRECRFPSGVMMLEYGKAVQESVYEQLRVVREGQLRIVFTQDLKILSWEFCARRHEELLPRRLVAPQVNQLVQVAQKCQSTIAESGSDGVSQQDLQANSNLVLTAGRQLAKSLELQSLNDLGFSKRYVRCLQISEVVNSMKDLIDFCRENKVGPIEGLKVYPRHANATKLQMQKMQEMEQLANVQGMPTDRNTLNKLMALHPGLNNQMNNNQHMASRGALSGPAQAALALTNYQNLLMRQNSMNSNANSLQQEASSSFNNSNQSPSSPFQGAASLIPGPMQNLPGSGYSSPHLSSRQPHQTPQLQQRSLSSNSLLQQTNPQNSQGNQALQQQMIQQLLQEMSNNNSGGQQSLPGPNSNGSLTRNGLSFGGNNSAAANATPTVSGSHGPAPSRSNSFKAAANSDSSAGGGNNAFNQRAQELPSNLHLQEDMVQDIAREFTENGFFNNDLDDNMGYGWKA